The stretch of DNA CGGATAGGCGTCCGTAACTGTCTTGTCATTGAGGCGCCGGTAATCTACACAGAAGCGGGTTGTCCCATCCTTCTTTGGCACTAAGACTACCGGCGAGGCCCAAGGACTTTCTGAGGGTTCGATTACGCCTAGCCGAAGCATCTCATCTATCTCCTTCCGCATCCCTTCCCGGACTGCTTCGGGGATACGGTAGGGAGGCTGTCTCAGGGGTGCCTGTCCTGGAGTCTCTACCTTGTGTATGGCTAGGAGTGTGTATCCAGGCTCctgagagaatgtggcctgttttgtttctagtaagcggacagcttgatcccgctcttgcggctccagctcttcacctagctggactttctttatctgggtcatcccttcgttactgcccaataggtcgggaaggggtagggtctctgtgtcttctcctgctggtgcacagatagcggctacctcctctgcccgttcctgataggccttgagcatgttgatgtgaaaggttcgtttcacatcttcatcctcgcagctggctatcgtgtaggtagtgtcgcatacctgtcctataactttataggggccctgccaggcggcctggagcttgtctgttcggaccggccttaataccatgaacttttggcctatctgaaagctccggtgcctagcccgtcggtcataccataccctctggcgctgttgggccgcccggaggttctctcgcactgtctgggctaattcctccatgcggtccctcagctccaggacataaggtacaaccggggtcccctcaatctctgtctgcccctcccagtgatccttgatgagatctaagggccccctcacccgcctcccatagagaagttcgaagggtgagaatccggtcgattcctgcggcacctctcggtaggcaaagagaaggtgtggcaggaatcgctcccaatccttgtatgcccccgtgaacgacttcaacatttgctttagcgttccgttgaagcgctcgcacaggccgttagtctggggatggtatggggagctagtcagggatttaactccacaggttttccatatctgctgggttacctcggccgtgaattgggtaccttggtcggacagaacctccttgggaaagcctactcgggaaaatactttaactagggcctctgctacggtctcagcctgtatgttagagagagctaccgcttcggggtaacgggtggcgtagtctactatggtgagtatataccgcttgccggaacggctaggttgggccaggggccctataatgtccacggctacccttgtgaacggttcttcaataatgggcatggaaactagtttagcctttgggtggtctccctttttacctatacgttggcatacctcgcacgtttgacaatacgccctgacgtcgtcggacaccccaggccagaagaagttctgggttatccgataccctgtcttgcgtattcccaaatggcctgccaagggtacgtcgtgcccaatcctcaataactcctggcggtatttccggggaactaccagctggcgtttttgcttaggccctggtgtattaccccgggtctcggtgagcctgtacaagcggccttcctcccagataaattgctccttctctaaccccccttggcccctcctggctttctctcgatactttctgagggaagggtctccggtcacctcccgcccaaaatcctctggggtgtcccagggtaggggttctacagtcaagggtaggttgggttggcttacctgggtctcagtaggaagcggatggctctcggcagcgcgactttgtgctctggtggttactgcgtgggcctcctgagcgggggtagaggcgaacgccgaagtcagggggccaatgtcgttgcccaggatgacttcagaaggtaagtctttcatgacgcccacatgaacattgccagctcccgcaccccagtctaggtgtacctgtgcagtaggaatacggtatactgctccccctgccactctcacagcaattgatttccccggtttctctgatgccttaataaggtgtctttgtaccaacgtgatggttgccccactgtctcttaatccccgggcggtttttccgttaaccatgaccagctgacaatggtgtttcCTGTTGTCCGTAATAACAGATTGTACCATGAGGGCTTCGTAAAGGGTGCCCAATGGTTCTTCCTGACCCAGTTCCTGGGGATCCCAAGCCGAGTCTACACAATGGGCTGCTGCTGGTGGGCGGTACCCAGGTCGAGACCAATTTGACCTGGTGTTGTTGTCCATGGGGCAATTCTGCTTGTAGTGACCCAGCTGTTTGCACCGGAAGCAGCGTTGTTCATTGTCCTCCTGGCGTGGATAGCGAGGGCTAGATGTCACCGGTCTGTTAGGAGGTTGGTATCTAGCGGCTGGTGGGTGTGAGGGCACCGTTGGTCGTGGAGGTTGTACCCGTGGTGTGACCAGGTTCGTCTTGCGAGTATCCGCATATTCATCCGCCAACTTAGCGGCCTCTGGTAGAGTCATGGGCCTgcgatctctcacccagtctttgaCATCCGTCTGGATGTGATTGTAAAATTGTTCCAGGAGCATTAGTTGCAAAATGTCCTCTGCGGTGGTGGCCTGGCTGCTGTTGACCCAGTTAGAGGCCGACAGGGATAACTGGCATGCCCATTCCACGTAAGAGTCTTTTGTGGTTTTGCGTGAGTCCCTGAACTTTTGTCGGTAGGACTCTGGGGTTACTGCATAACGAGCCAGGAGCACTTCTTTAACCCTGGCGTAGCTATGGATCTCCTGCTCTGGCACGGTCCGGAAAGCATCAGAAGCTTTGCCTGACAGTTTGCCTGACAATATTGCGACCCACTCTCCTCTATCTATTCGGTGCAGGTTACATTGTCGCTCAAAATCTGCCAGGTAATTATCAATGTCAGTCTTTTTCATCAAAAGCTTTAAAAGCGCTAAACGGAATCTTCCTtgtgtctgctgtactgtactcactgtttggagaatGTGCGGCTGCTTGTTGGACTGCTGCCAattttaactgtagctctgcgtctcttatttgtttagcctcctccgctaacaggttcatcactttcagcaccacatccgccgttgggttcggaccgaaccatgctagcttctctctcattgccttgttggctggtgattcctcctcctgaatcactggtgtccccatctcttgtactgctggcgttgctgcaaccaagttctcctggtctagctccattaattctgctataatgacccgcttggttttgttgctagcaatccttccacggacttccagtagttctttcagtgtttttcttttaagcagggtgtaccagccttccattcactgttcccagtgtctgcttggaatcctggtgtaaaggaaagtagaagggaatatcccactgctgccaccaattgtgacggtagtagaaaatatccccgtcaagcattcccttcttcccataaaagaaaatcacccaatattccacgagtaggaatatccctggaatcgccgaataatccacacatgagtcaacttaatgctggaacaagactgatttactggtacacagaactcacaatttatgcagcaaaaactcctcctctgggccaggctagataattgagttttaagaatacacacagctcaattatcctaaaactcctcctctgggccaggctagacaatGGAGTTTtaacaatacacacagctcaattatctgctggccagaacatttacaattcttaacaatttcacacaagtactttctatcccacatacaaacataatctcaacatcattgtccggtacacgaatacattcattcttgacatttggaaccgaacaatatagtcctcaaaatagcagggagagaatcaaactgaagcatataggcaattgcataaaagtccttcacacagtctatctttgtttcagggacattatgttatgcagagctgttaagCTAGTTATCATTGTCTCAGGCAAGTTGTT from Bufo bufo chromosome 7, aBufBuf1.1, whole genome shotgun sequence encodes:
- the LOC121007851 gene encoding uncharacterized protein LOC121007851 — its product is MLRPCRSADPAPIQRTPSSPAPYPECIISDGNECEDWWTIPDTAEGPQAVGDEAPATEPLPSCSEEEPAATSRSPAVMEEPRLTTPSEESQVLADSQDLRRSNFERQCNLHRIDRGEWVAILSGKLSGKASDAFRTVPEQEIHSYARVKEVLLARYAVTPESYRQKFRDSRKTTKDSYVEWACQLSLSASNWVNSSQATTAEDILQLMLLEQFYNHIQTDVKDWVRDRRPMTLPEAAKLADEYADTRKTNLVTPRVVPRKYRQELLRIGHDVPLAGHLGIRKTGYRITQNFFWPGVSDDVRAYCQTCEVCQRIGKKGDHPKAKLVSMPIIEEPFTRVAVDIIGPLAQPSRSGKRYILTIVDYATRYPEAVALSNIQAETVAEALVKVFSRVGFPKEVLSDQGTQFTAEVTQQIWKTCGVKSLTSSPYHPQTNGLCERFNGTLKQMLKSFTGAYKDWERFLPHLLFAYREVPQESTGFSPFELLYGRRVRGPLDLILLETKQATFSQEPGYTLLAIHKVETPGQAPLRQPPYRIPEAVREGMRKEIDEMLRLGVIEPSESPWASPVVLVPKKDGTTRFCVDYRRLNDKTVTDAYPMPRMDELLDRISAGKYLTTIDLCKGYWQIPLAEDAIPKSAFITPFGLYQFRVMPFGMKNAPATFQRMVDQLLRGLQSFAGAYLDDIAIHSDTWEAHLEHVGVVLDRIRGAGLTLKPDKCHLGMGEVQYLGHRVGCGKQRPEPAKIEAVANWPTPHTKTQVMAFLGTAGYYRRFVPDYSALAKPLTDLTKKKLPRQVLWSPECEVAFQALKTALVNAPVLVTPDPNKRFIVHTDASMFGLGAVLSQIGEDGGEHPVAYLSRKLLPREVSYATIEKECLALVWALKKLTPYLYGRAFTLITDHNPLVWLNRVSGDNARLLRWSLALQP